TTGCTGATCCTGATAATTTCATTAGCTAATTCATCTCAATGCCAGCCAGTTCGCCTCTTTTCAGATTCAGTTCGATGAACTGGCCAGTGGGTGAGAGGATGATAGATGCCCGGTACAGGTTTGCCATCGCTGCGCTTGCTTTTCAGCCGTTTGTTTTCGTTCCTTTTTTGCTCGATGGTGATGGCATCATCCAGTGTCTGTTCTTTGCACCAGTTCTCAGGACACTTTTCTTTCTTTGCTTCTGGTTCATCAAGATCTGAGAAGTCGGTGGCGCAGCCGCCAAGGACAAGTAAAAAGGCATTAAGCACCAGACTGCAGAATCGAACATTGTACTTGGATAAAATACGCATGATTACTGAGCTGCCTTAGAAATGAATGATGTATTCTAGCAGTTCGTCCGGAGAATCAAGTATCGTATCCGGAGTTCCGCGCTGAAGAGTTTTGCGTGTATGCCAGCCCCAGCTTGTCGCGATTGTAATGGCTTTGGTGTTGCGAGCCTCAAGAATATCACCCAGAGTGTCGGCAACAAAAAGTAAGGAGTGCTCCGGATATTCGCTCTGAATCCGGGCAATTTTGGCAGCCTTTTCCAGATGAGTGTCTAAGCCAAGTATGTCCTGAAAAACGGCCAGCTGGTGCTGCTCCAGAAAGGCTTTGGCAGCGGCGTTGAAATTACTGGTAATCAGGTACAGAGGATAATGCTGACTGAGTTGCTGC
Above is a window of Endozoicomonas montiporae CL-33 DNA encoding:
- a CDS encoding HAD family hydrolase; this translates as MMSEKVILFDMDGVIADSWQAFYQVFNEYLDNAGFADLASEVFLLEMFEGSFYQNLLSRIHPYTVSQADMLQLSVALTSAIKTCHPFPGIKKALQQLSQHYPLYLITSNFNAAAKAFLEQHQLAVFQDILGLDTHLEKAAKIARIQSEYPEHSLLFVADTLGDILEARNTKAITIATSWGWHTRKTLQRGTPDTILDSPDELLEYIIHF